The proteins below come from a single Pedobacter sp. MC2016-14 genomic window:
- a CDS encoding SRPBCC family protein, whose protein sequence is MQAYHLKFNQNIPISLSAAWDFFSSPLNLQKITPPEMAFKVTSGLKAEDKMYAGMIITYKVSPMLGIKMDWMTEITHVEHEQYFIDEQRFGPYQFWHHQHHFKEIPGGVEMNDILTYGMPVGIIGRAVNKIYVANKIQQIFNYRTKKVIELFGSI, encoded by the coding sequence ATGCAAGCATATCATCTAAAATTCAATCAAAATATCCCTATTTCGTTAAGTGCGGCCTGGGACTTCTTTTCATCTCCTTTGAATTTGCAAAAGATTACGCCACCCGAAATGGCATTTAAAGTTACATCAGGATTAAAGGCTGAGGATAAAATGTATGCCGGCATGATCATAACTTATAAAGTATCGCCAATGCTTGGTATAAAAATGGACTGGATGACAGAAATCACCCATGTAGAACATGAACAATACTTTATTGATGAGCAGCGCTTCGGGCCTTATCAATTTTGGCACCATCAACATCATTTTAAAGAAATACCGGGAGGAGTAGAAATGAATGACATACTAACCTATGGGATGCCAGTAGGCATCATTGGCCGCGCGGTAAATAAAATTTATGTCGCCAACAAAATCCAGCAAATATTTAACTACCGCACAAAAAAGGTAATTGAACTTTTCGGCAGTATTTAA
- a CDS encoding TIGR01212 family radical SAM protein (This family includes YhcC from E. coli K-12, an uncharacterized radical SAM protein.) produces MGTLLDSGIKGYNNYGTHLKEKYKGQRVFKTIVDGGFTCPNRDGSKGYGGCTYCNVDSFTPELSRKLPTIREQLEQGMERGKRFYKADKFIVYFQPNTNTYAPTHYLKMMYDEALSINTEDVVGFSVGTRPDCIDAEKVALLESYTDRFDVDLEMGMESIYDETLNQINRGCSHGEFVAAVELLANSKLDLCVHTIFGFPWETEEMMLGYVHEINRFPQIKFVKFHHLHIVEGSIMGVKFKKEPFKLFSLEEYTDLLCKLIPLLRPDIVIQRLFGISDWDLLIAPNWGLNKSSIQTYIDKEIERRGIVQGSEYRS; encoded by the coding sequence TTGGGCACACTATTAGATTCAGGCATTAAAGGCTACAACAATTACGGTACACATCTAAAAGAGAAGTACAAGGGACAGCGTGTGTTTAAAACCATTGTTGACGGAGGCTTTACCTGTCCTAACCGCGATGGAAGTAAAGGCTATGGTGGCTGTACCTATTGTAATGTAGATTCTTTTACACCCGAGCTTTCCCGTAAACTACCTACCATCCGTGAACAACTGGAACAGGGAATGGAGCGTGGCAAGCGGTTTTATAAAGCTGATAAATTTATTGTTTACTTTCAGCCCAATACCAATACTTATGCGCCCACACATTATTTGAAAATGATGTATGACGAAGCTTTGTCCATCAATACCGAAGATGTAGTTGGCTTTTCTGTAGGTACCCGTCCGGATTGTATAGATGCCGAAAAAGTTGCGCTGTTGGAAAGTTATACGGATCGGTTTGATGTGGATTTGGAAATGGGTATGGAGTCTATTTATGATGAAACATTAAACCAGATCAACAGGGGTTGTAGTCACGGTGAATTTGTTGCTGCAGTTGAGTTGCTTGCAAACAGTAAACTTGACCTATGTGTGCATACCATTTTTGGTTTTCCCTGGGAAACAGAAGAAATGATGTTGGGTTATGTACATGAAATTAACAGGTTTCCGCAGATTAAGTTCGTTAAATTTCATCACCTTCATATTGTTGAGGGATCTATTATGGGTGTTAAATTTAAAAAGGAGCCTTTTAAGCTATTCAGTTTAGAAGAATATACTGATTTGCTTTGCAAACTGATTCCATTATTACGCCCGGATATTGTAATTCAACGTTTGTTCGGGATTTCTGACTGGGATTTGCTGATTGCACCCAATTGGGGGCTAAATAAATCGTCCATTCAAACCTATATTGATAAGGAGATTGAGCGGAGAGGAATTGTACAAGGTTCTGAGTACCGTTCTTAG